Proteins from a single region of Runella sp. SP2:
- a CDS encoding U32 family peptidase gives MKKKVEILAPAKNLYQGMAAINAGADAVYIGAPQFGARTNATNSVEDIADMVRYAHLFKAKVFVVINTILYDEELATCQKLIHELYKIGVDALIIQDMAILEMDLPPIVIHASTQANNRDAKHVKFLADAGMKRAVLARELNLDQIREIHEATDIELEFFVSGALCVSFSGNCYMSVANGERSANRGSCAQNCRLPYQLIDGKGETLISNSHLLSIKDLDLSDQLPNLIEAGITSFKIEGRLKDIVYVKNNTSFLRQKLDAFLAENGDKYEKASSGRTFYNFEPQMDRSFNRGYTDYFVNKRKEKIGSWESPKSQGQYIGKLLEIKGKGYVIENFEELNNGDGLYFINEEGVADGVQINVIFNNLVIPNTFKPLPVGTVIYRNSDAEFNKMVEKENSAVRKIGVSLYFSETAEGFQLLAIDEDGHQHSSTLTIAKELARTEESVIPNIKKNLAKTGNTPFEVDTMEVAFSQNWFLPTSKVNEIRREVLEELAEIRVRDYHRETFQIEKTTHPYPVQKLDFMYNVANHMAREFYQRHGVTEIEKAFELQWDPGKSRVMTTKYCVKYELGKCARFQRATMGEKLTEPLTLKHGEVEYKLRFNCKPCEMEIWEKDAELEYEDEDQQLGYIEKW, from the coding sequence ATGAAAAAGAAAGTTGAGATTCTTGCTCCTGCCAAAAACCTGTACCAAGGAATGGCCGCTATCAATGCAGGGGCAGATGCTGTATATATTGGCGCACCGCAGTTTGGAGCCCGAACCAACGCCACCAACTCGGTCGAGGACATTGCTGACATGGTGCGCTACGCCCACCTTTTTAAGGCAAAGGTGTTTGTCGTTATCAATACCATTTTGTACGACGAAGAACTGGCCACTTGCCAAAAACTGATTCACGAATTGTACAAAATTGGCGTGGATGCACTCATCATCCAAGACATGGCCATCTTGGAAATGGATTTGCCACCTATCGTGATTCACGCCAGTACGCAGGCCAACAACCGCGACGCCAAGCACGTCAAATTTTTGGCCGATGCAGGCATGAAACGCGCCGTATTGGCCAGAGAACTCAACTTGGACCAAATCCGCGAAATCCACGAGGCTACCGACATCGAATTGGAGTTCTTTGTGTCGGGGGCGTTGTGCGTGTCGTTCAGCGGCAACTGCTACATGAGCGTGGCCAATGGCGAGCGAAGTGCCAACCGTGGTTCTTGCGCCCAAAACTGCCGCTTACCCTACCAACTCATTGACGGAAAGGGAGAAACGTTGATTTCCAACAGCCATTTGTTGTCCATCAAAGACTTGGATTTGAGTGACCAACTGCCCAATTTGATTGAAGCGGGTATCACTTCCTTCAAAATCGAAGGTCGTTTGAAAGACATCGTTTATGTAAAAAATAACACGTCGTTTTTGCGTCAAAAATTAGACGCATTTTTGGCCGAAAACGGCGACAAGTACGAAAAAGCCTCTTCGGGCCGCACGTTCTACAACTTTGAACCGCAAATGGACCGAAGTTTCAACCGAGGTTATACCGATTATTTTGTCAATAAAAGAAAGGAAAAGATTGGCTCGTGGGAAAGCCCGAAATCGCAAGGGCAGTACATTGGTAAACTGTTGGAAATCAAAGGAAAGGGCTACGTGATTGAGAATTTTGAAGAACTCAACAACGGCGACGGCCTCTACTTTATCAACGAAGAAGGCGTGGCCGACGGGGTTCAAATCAACGTCATTTTCAATAACCTCGTCATTCCAAACACCTTTAAACCACTTCCTGTGGGAACGGTCATTTATCGAAATTCGGATGCGGAATTCAATAAAATGGTGGAAAAAGAAAACAGTGCGGTGCGCAAAATTGGCGTTTCGTTGTATTTTTCTGAAACCGCCGAGGGCTTTCAGCTACTCGCCATCGACGAAGACGGACACCAACACAGCTCGACGCTCACCATCGCCAAAGAACTAGCGCGAACGGAAGAATCGGTGATTCCGAACATCAAAAAGAACTTAGCAAAAACGGGTAATACGCCTTTTGAAGTGGACACGATGGAAGTAGCGTTTAGCCAAAACTGGTTTTTACCTACGTCAAAAGTCAACGAAATCCGCCGCGAGGTGCTTGAAGAATTGGCCGAGATTCGGGTGCGAGATTACCACCGCGAAACGTTTCAAATCGAAAAAACGACCCACCCCTACCCCGTTCAAAAGCTTGACTTCATGTACAATGTGGCCAATCACATGGCGCGGGAGTTTTACCAACGTCATGGCGTGACGGAAATCGAAAAGGCGTTTGAATTACAATGGGATCCAGGCAAATCGCGGGTGATGACCACCAAGTACTGCGTCAAGTATGAGTTGGGCAAATGTGCGCGGTTCCAACGGGCGACCATGGGCGAAAAATTGACCGAGCCGCTCACCCTAAAACACGGCGAAGTGGAATACAAATTGCGGTTTAATTGCAAGCCCTGCGAAATGGAAATTTGGGAAAAAGATGCCGAGTTGGAATACGAGGACGAAGACCAACAATTGGGCTATATTGAAAAATGGTAA
- a CDS encoding calcium-binding protein encodes MLRINDSVKAKSGVKDPENEQFDLANWQGRIIEINASNAAEVLVTIAWDSLTLRAMPKQFVEESIRDGLDFAEMTLLADEVELVEARDNPQDSNEVVQALESENSWADLGEQGKRIQAIEDACEHDFALIEHWFEYLENNVELPVKAQYIGNSNRNLRFGAEILINGFADADDHYGLIGSAIYQKRWLQVPLCDLKVLESSKKTEALEDYIVWFANH; translated from the coding sequence ATGCTGAGAATCAACGACTCTGTAAAAGCAAAATCTGGTGTCAAAGACCCTGAAAACGAGCAATTTGACCTCGCAAACTGGCAGGGGCGCATCATCGAAATAAACGCTTCTAACGCCGCTGAAGTTTTGGTCACCATCGCTTGGGACAGCCTGACCCTCCGCGCTATGCCCAAGCAGTTTGTGGAAGAAAGCATCCGCGACGGCTTGGATTTTGCAGAAATGACCCTACTTGCAGATGAAGTGGAGTTGGTCGAAGCGCGAGACAATCCGCAAGATAGCAACGAGGTTGTTCAGGCATTAGAATCTGAAAATAGCTGGGCAGACTTGGGAGAACAGGGAAAACGTATTCAAGCTATCGAGGATGCCTGTGAACATGACTTCGCCCTCATAGAACATTGGTTCGAATACTTAGAAAACAATGTCGAGCTACCCGTAAAAGCCCAGTACATCGGCAATTCAAACCGAAACCTTCGCTTCGGAGCAGAAATTTTAATCAACGGTTTTGCGGATGCTGACGACCATTACGGGCTGATTGGTTCGGCTATTTACCAAAAACGTTGGCTGCAAGTGCCCCTCTGCGACTTGAAAGTTCTCGAAAGTAGTAAAAAAACAGAGGCTTTGGAGGACTATATCGTTTGGTTTGCTAATCACTAA
- a CDS encoding ATP-binding protein, whose protein sequence is MNTSHIQGDQNIVIQSVTDSTLTININGELMEVKKDLAEIKKLMQSLQIQHIQSADKIYNIENINEANFGAITNKIPRLLTNPPFNTYLFIGRENDLKTIEAQYQDHNRLLVLVNGEGGIGKTTLAAKYWYAHADRYKHLAWLYADVGIGAALVTLKNALGVDFEKNDDFDAQIRRITEAINNLDTPCLLVFDNANNATDLKKYYTTLHQFPNCHILLASRVSQVANMKVHKVLPLTETEAVTLFKYYYPALPDTDLPMLHDLLKAVGYNTLVTEVLAKNMAVFNRFSVRYTLADLLHDLQAKGLLALKNKTVAVVYGSNILREAEPKDIIAAMYDLSSLNDAECYILSNFAVLPAENIAYTLLAALLNANEEALETPLSSLEEKGWLEYRKTDNTFKISPVIQEVTRSKNAERLLNDCRTLVNTLITGLDNDNRHTDNYQQAAVFARLGALVIYTLPFDDDVATLCQNIGDYHKDTGNLYMMLQSYQKMVDIQTALCAADPHNAHFKNGLAISYAKFGEMYSSLGNLDKALGFFEDASSMAKELYSAYPQQVSFKNGLAISYSKLGETHSSLGNLDIALRYFEDEIKIFEELYASYPQHIAFKNGLAISYEKLGETLSSLGNLDKALSFFEKDIELSKELYSAYPQNVSFKNSLAISYARLGDTHGALGNLPKALTFDEKANQTIKKLHESYPQNVDFKNGLAVSYSKLGSTHTALGNLPKALTFFEEMSKLFEELHEFYPQNVNFKNGLAISYAKLAETNKAKKDNKEAKAYFQEAEKLWSELVRDAPQYGQFRQFLEVVQQDIKSLD, encoded by the coding sequence ATGAATACCAGCCATATTCAAGGCGATCAAAACATTGTCATTCAATCGGTAACAGATAGTACTTTGACCATCAACATCAATGGTGAACTGATGGAGGTCAAAAAGGATTTGGCTGAAATAAAAAAATTGATGCAAAGCCTTCAAATTCAACATATTCAGTCGGCTGATAAAATTTATAATATTGAAAACATTAACGAGGCAAACTTTGGTGCAATTACCAATAAAATCCCCCGCCTGCTCACCAACCCACCCTTCAACACCTACCTATTCATCGGCAGAGAAAACGACTTAAAAACTATTGAAGCCCAATACCAAGACCATAACCGCCTGCTTGTTTTGGTGAATGGCGAAGGCGGTATTGGCAAAACCACGTTGGCGGCAAAGTATTGGTATGCCCACGCAGACCGCTACAAACACTTAGCTTGGCTCTATGCCGATGTGGGTATTGGGGCGGCTTTGGTGACGCTGAAAAACGCTTTGGGCGTAGATTTTGAGAAAAATGATGATTTTGATGCGCAAATTCGCCGTATTACGGAGGCAATCAATAATTTGGACACACCCTGCTTGTTGGTATTCGACAATGCCAATAACGCTACTGATTTGAAAAAATATTACACCACGCTCCACCAATTCCCCAACTGCCATATCCTGCTGGCTTCGCGGGTGAGTCAAGTTGCGAATATGAAAGTGCACAAAGTCTTGCCTTTGACTGAAACAGAAGCCGTGACGTTGTTCAAATATTACTATCCAGCACTGCCCGATACCGACCTGCCAATGCTGCACGACCTTTTGAAAGCAGTGGGCTACAATACGCTGGTGACGGAAGTGTTGGCTAAAAATATGGCAGTGTTCAATCGTTTTTCGGTACGATATACATTGGCGGATTTGTTGCACGATTTACAGGCAAAGGGTTTGCTGGCACTCAAAAACAAAACGGTAGCGGTAGTCTATGGCAGCAACATTCTGCGCGAAGCCGAGCCCAAAGACATCATCGCTGCCATGTACGATTTATCCTCGTTGAACGACGCGGAGTGTTACATACTGAGCAATTTTGCGGTGCTACCTGCCGAAAATATTGCCTACACCCTGCTCGCTGCCTTGCTCAATGCTAATGAAGAAGCTTTAGAAACTCCCCTCAGCAGTCTGGAGGAAAAAGGTTGGCTTGAATACCGAAAAACTGACAATACCTTTAAAATCAGCCCTGTTATTCAAGAAGTGACACGCAGTAAAAATGCCGAACGTTTGCTCAATGACTGCCGAACTTTAGTCAATACCTTAATAACAGGACTGGACAATGACAACCGCCACACCGACAACTACCAACAGGCTGCTGTATTTGCCCGATTAGGCGCTCTGGTGATTTATACCTTGCCTTTTGATGACGATGTAGCTACTTTATGCCAAAATATCGGCGATTATCACAAAGACACAGGCAATTTGTACATGATGTTGCAATCTTACCAAAAAATGGTTGATATTCAAACTGCGTTGTGTGCTGCTGACCCCCATAATGCCCATTTCAAAAACGGCTTGGCAATTTCGTATGCAAAATTCGGCGAGATGTACAGCAGCTTGGGCAATTTGGACAAGGCGTTGGGATTTTTTGAAGATGCTTCCAGTATGGCAAAAGAACTCTACTCCGCCTATCCCCAGCAAGTGTCTTTCAAAAATGGCTTGGCGATTTCGTACTCTAAACTCGGAGAGACGCATAGCAGCTTGGGTAATTTGGATATCGCGTTGCGGTACTTTGAGGATGAAATAAAAATATTTGAAGAACTCTACGCCTCTTATCCCCAGCATATTGCTTTCAAAAACGGCTTAGCGATTTCGTATGAAAAACTCGGCGAAACGCTCAGTAGCTTGGGCAATTTGGACAAGGCTTTGTCTTTTTTTGAAAAAGACATTGAATTATCAAAAGAACTCTATTCCGCCTATCCGCAGAATGTGTCTTTCAAAAACAGCTTAGCCATTTCGTATGCAAGACTCGGCGATACACACGGGGCTTTGGGCAATTTGCCGAAGGCTTTGACTTTTGATGAAAAAGCAAATCAGACAATAAAAAAACTGCACGAATCCTATCCGCAAAATGTGGATTTTAAAAACGGCTTGGCCGTTTCATACTCCAAACTTGGCTCGACACACACAGCTTTGGGCAATTTGCCTAAGGCATTGACTTTTTTTGAAGAAATGTCAAAGTTGTTTGAAGAACTGCACGAATTCTATCCGCAAAATGTGAATTTCAAAAACGGCTTGGCCATTTCGTATGCGAAATTGGCGGAAACTAACAAGGCCAAAAAAGATAATAAAGAAGCCAAAGCTTATTTTCAAGAAGCAGAAAAACTTTGGAGTGAGTTGGTCAGAGATGCCCCTCAGTATGGGCAGTTTCGGCAGTTTTTGGAGGTGGTGCAACAGGATATAAAATCATTGGATTGA
- a CDS encoding CBASS cGAMP-activated phospholipase, producing MKSKLKILSIDGGGIRGVIPCTILKFIESQLGGNLCETFDLIAGTSTGGIITLGLTTQKPNDSYPYYAEEMLDLYKSNGNQIFAKRGKDVLSVLGAIFQGLPEEMTANPYDSENLEKLLDKYFKNATLSETKTNALITTYDITEGKPFIFSTRLAKNHDTEQTKENFLIRDIARSTSAAPTYFKPNLLTGKGTEDFAFVDGGVFANNPAILAYAEAKELWKTRSTLAFDAVVTATDDDLPFYMLSIGTGTHRQRFSGQDAQKWRTAKWLQPLLTSVFMQSVAESTHYAMQHLLPDWTDGTPRYQRINIEIPEENTAMDDASSDNIDTLCEIAEKYVKDNEAQLLKICELLR from the coding sequence ATGAAATCTAAACTCAAAATCTTGTCTATTGACGGTGGAGGGATAAGAGGCGTTATCCCCTGCACCATTTTAAAGTTTATAGAGAGCCAATTAGGTGGTAACCTCTGCGAAACCTTCGATTTGATAGCGGGTACCTCTACTGGCGGTATTATTACGCTTGGTTTAACTACTCAAAAACCAAACGATAGTTACCCATACTATGCCGAAGAAATGCTCGACCTCTACAAAAGTAATGGAAATCAGATTTTTGCAAAAAGAGGTAAGGACGTTTTGTCGGTGTTGGGGGCTATTTTTCAAGGACTTCCTGAGGAAATGACAGCCAACCCCTACGATAGCGAAAACTTAGAAAAACTACTCGACAAGTATTTTAAGAATGCTACACTTAGTGAGACTAAGACCAATGCACTGATAACGACCTATGACATAACCGAAGGAAAACCCTTTATTTTTTCAACTCGATTGGCTAAGAACCACGACACCGAACAAACCAAAGAGAATTTTTTGATTCGTGATATAGCTCGTTCCACTTCGGCGGCACCAACTTATTTTAAGCCTAACCTACTCACGGGCAAAGGCACCGAGGATTTTGCCTTTGTGGATGGTGGCGTTTTTGCCAATAATCCAGCGATTTTGGCCTACGCCGAAGCCAAAGAATTATGGAAAACAAGGAGTACCTTAGCATTTGATGCCGTAGTGACAGCTACCGACGACGACCTGCCATTTTATATGCTCTCTATCGGAACAGGCACGCACCGACAACGGTTTTCGGGGCAAGATGCGCAAAAGTGGCGGACTGCCAAATGGCTACAGCCGCTCTTGACGAGTGTGTTTATGCAGAGTGTGGCCGAAAGTACGCATTATGCCATGCAACATTTGCTTCCTGATTGGACTGACGGAACACCCAGGTACCAGCGCATAAACATCGAAATACCCGAAGAAAACACTGCCATGGACGATGCCTCATCCGACAATATTGATACATTGTGCGAGATTGCCGAAAAATATGTAAAAGATAATGAGGCGCAGCTTTTGAAAATTTGTGAGTTACTACGATAA
- a CDS encoding caspase family protein, whose protein sequence is MKNHALLIGVGQRQDDTPAMAVTAADAKRVACELFKRDIVPYDNILTLTDSNATKVKILEGIDSLVTKTKTDKADLVWVYFSGHGYKQTSPEGTDKHFLIAHDTLAADVENTALLGADFIDRINKIKAEKILLLLDCCHAGGISKSRKSRIPFDEKAFLSHANRVVISSSHANKESFTSKPLSVFTYVLINGLAGAYFEENDKDVTVFDLAMYLRETVYPLTKRHQRPQLNVFENTGTKNFILCTYPNGKPQNPVFDSAFRLTDSSGKSIELVPKETDKAYRKKYKWFSSIKGNENIVMQGAKKSTIIININKK, encoded by the coding sequence ATGAAAAATCATGCACTCCTCATAGGTGTAGGCCAACGCCAAGATGATACCCCCGCTATGGCGGTGACCGCCGCCGATGCCAAACGAGTAGCCTGCGAACTGTTTAAAAGAGATATTGTTCCGTATGACAATATCCTTACTTTGACAGATAGTAATGCTACAAAAGTGAAGATTTTGGAGGGTATTGATAGTTTGGTGACCAAGACAAAAACTGACAAAGCCGATCTTGTTTGGGTTTATTTTTCGGGGCATGGGTACAAACAAACAAGTCCAGAGGGTACTGATAAACATTTTTTGATTGCCCATGATACCCTTGCTGCCGATGTAGAAAACACGGCCTTGCTGGGAGCTGATTTTATTGATCGCATTAACAAAATAAAAGCCGAGAAAATACTGTTGCTCTTGGATTGCTGCCATGCAGGCGGTATCTCAAAAAGCAGAAAAAGTAGAATCCCTTTTGACGAAAAAGCGTTTTTGTCTCATGCCAACCGAGTTGTTATTTCTTCTTCTCATGCTAATAAAGAATCTTTTACCAGCAAACCGCTGAGTGTATTTACTTATGTATTAATTAATGGACTAGCAGGAGCCTATTTTGAAGAAAATGACAAAGATGTTACAGTTTTTGATTTGGCTATGTACCTTAGAGAGACTGTTTATCCATTAACAAAAAGGCATCAAAGACCTCAACTGAATGTTTTTGAGAACACAGGTACCAAGAACTTTATACTTTGTACCTACCCTAACGGAAAACCACAAAACCCCGTGTTTGATAGTGCATTTAGACTAACCGATAGCAGTGGCAAAAGCATAGAGTTGGTACCAAAAGAGACTGACAAGGCTTACCGAAAAAAATACAAATGGTTTTCATCCATCAAAGGAAATGAAAATATTGTAATGCAGGGCGCAAAAAAATCAACCATAATCATTAATATCAATAAAAAGTAA
- a CDS encoding leucine-rich repeat domain-containing protein, with protein MKSIFLYGYFLLLPFVLRAQADCPFYKTYIERGEAELKKGDKADFKTVIEAFSNAMIHCPAKADEARSKIVKAFDAINALKIRAEKDKNTAIRARKEADSAKVVAQRRATETENAKTETETALNEVNSARQKAQDVLDKIYFYKGKFGLAYDGDKKKYGFIDKYLNIKIDFKYEEALPFNQMGLAKVKRFGNYYLIDTNGTEYKLATDILKLQLESGITALDLSDRNVEEIDPLVFQHSQLKVLLLNGNQLKQIPEGIKFLVNLLYLNLSQNKIEQLENLDSLLNLVYFNCELNRIIALGGLDNLKSLQTFDISSNQIQKLEGLDSLKSLQTFNISLNQIQKLEGLDNLKSLQTFNISLNQIQKLEGLDSLKSLQTFNISLNQIQKLEGLDNLKSLQTFNISLNQIQKLEGLDNLKSLQAFGILGNYVCKLEGLDSLKSLQNFNISSNQIQKLEGLEHLKNIKNLSIGRNPLSVADINPRLKTMTNIEELSLNNLGLTILPDVIFSLKNLKKLDLGNLGDKNQNNFSKPEQEKIKKLLPNCEITF; from the coding sequence ATGAAAAGTATATTTTTATATGGCTATTTTCTCTTGTTACCTTTTGTGTTACGAGCGCAAGCGGATTGTCCTTTTTATAAAACCTATATCGAAAGAGGCGAAGCAGAACTAAAAAAAGGTGATAAAGCCGATTTTAAAACAGTCATTGAGGCATTTTCTAATGCCATGATACACTGCCCTGCAAAGGCAGATGAAGCACGTAGCAAAATTGTAAAAGCTTTTGATGCAATCAATGCTTTAAAAATAAGGGCAGAAAAAGATAAAAATACGGCTATTCGAGCTAGAAAAGAGGCTGATAGTGCTAAAGTAGTAGCACAACGACGAGCTACCGAAACAGAAAATGCCAAAACAGAAACCGAAACCGCCCTAAATGAAGTCAACAGCGCACGACAAAAAGCCCAAGACGTTTTAGATAAAATCTATTTTTACAAAGGCAAATTTGGTTTAGCTTATGATGGAGATAAAAAAAAATACGGTTTTATTGATAAATATTTAAACATTAAGATTGATTTTAAATATGAGGAAGCTTTGCCTTTTAATCAAATGGGACTTGCAAAAGTCAAAAGATTCGGCAATTATTATTTGATTGATACAAATGGAACTGAATATAAATTAGCAACTGACATACTTAAGTTACAGTTAGAATCAGGAATAACTGCGTTAGACTTAAGTGATAGAAACGTTGAAGAAATCGACCCGCTAGTATTTCAACATTCGCAACTAAAAGTCTTATTGCTAAATGGTAATCAATTAAAGCAGATACCCGAAGGTATAAAGTTTTTGGTAAATTTGCTGTATTTGAACCTATCCCAAAACAAAATTGAACAATTGGAAAACTTAGATAGTTTATTAAATTTGGTTTATTTTAACTGTGAATTGAATAGGATAATAGCATTGGGAGGTTTAGATAATTTAAAGTCTTTACAAACTTTCGATATTTCAAGTAATCAAATCCAGAAATTAGAAGGTTTAGACAGTTTAAAGTCTTTACAAACTTTCAATATTTCATTAAATCAAATCCAGAAATTAGAAGGCTTAGACAATTTAAAGTCTTTACAAACTTTCAATATTTCATTAAATCAAATCCAAAAATTAGAAGGTTTAGACAGTTTAAAGTCTTTACAAACTTTCAATATTTCATTAAATCAAATCCAGAAATTAGAAGGCTTAGACAATTTAAAGTCTTTACAAACTTTCAATATTTCATTAAATCAAATCCAAAAATTAGAAGGCTTAGACAATTTAAAGTCTTTACAAGCTTTCGGTATTTTAGGTAATTATGTCTGTAAATTAGAAGGCTTAGATAGTTTAAAGTCTTTACAAAATTTCAATATTTCAAGTAATCAAATCCAGAAATTAGAAGGTTTAGAGCATTTAAAAAACATAAAAAATTTAAGCATTGGTAGAAACCCTCTCTCCGTAGCTGACATCAACCCAAGGTTAAAAACCATGACCAATATAGAAGAATTGAGTCTAAATAACTTGGGTTTAACAATTCTACCCGATGTCATCTTTTCGCTTAAAAATTTGAAAAAATTAGATTTAGGCAATCTTGGGGATAAAAATCAGAACAACTTTTCTAAACCAGAACAAGAAAAAATAAAAAAGCTATTGCCTAACTGTGAAATCACTTTTTGA
- a CDS encoding ATP-binding protein → MNAPFKFLDAYKKEDFNVFFGRDKETENLYNALSGVKHLLIYGPSGAGKTSLVECGLRNQFSDADWYALTIRKGDNINDSFFAAINTVLKEKMPLSETSAFSEAVEQLFYEKHQPVYLLFDQFEELLISGSIDEKKGFFSRLYQLVRFKIPCRILFIMREEFIGHLHEFESLFPTIFQQRFRLEKINGAHVQAIIESILEAPEYQPFFIVEDSQALAQKMLAKLPDKQKEIELAHVQVFLSELWNRAFNSKPQAAIPILHAGLIQENDSLEGVLDSFLQKELAHLDSSYGKRVPLEVLAAMISERHTKLQVTPEDIYTDLQTKSVTISEFNLLQLLLELEQRRIVRTLKSNERPHYEISHDILASLVGKNLTEEMRLREKANDIYKVYQEKRGYFSQDDLDYIRPYQAYRAYPADLEERIKDSENHIANEKAKELAHAQATAEREIALRQNAEKQQRIAKLRSYIAGTVAVVAVVFLVLAWCQYKKAEEQKKEAIKALKKSLQSDIQRLDNEIKNAENNLSIFKGNSAGNDLLNYEMQKRDSLQKQQQTFQEQFNNL, encoded by the coding sequence ATGAATGCGCCATTCAAATTTTTAGATGCTTACAAAAAAGAAGATTTCAACGTTTTCTTTGGGAGAGATAAAGAAACGGAAAATCTTTACAACGCTTTGAGTGGCGTGAAGCACTTATTAATTTATGGTCCTTCGGGTGCAGGCAAAACCAGTTTGGTAGAATGTGGTTTACGCAATCAATTTTCTGATGCCGATTGGTATGCTTTGACCATACGAAAAGGAGACAATATCAACGATTCGTTTTTTGCGGCTATTAATACGGTACTGAAAGAAAAAATGCCTTTGTCTGAAACAAGTGCATTTTCTGAGGCGGTTGAGCAATTGTTTTATGAAAAGCACCAACCCGTCTATTTGCTTTTTGACCAATTTGAAGAACTGTTGATTAGTGGCAGCATAGACGAGAAAAAAGGGTTTTTCAGTCGTCTCTATCAATTGGTGCGCTTTAAAATACCTTGCCGAATTCTTTTTATCATGCGAGAAGAGTTTATCGGACATCTCCATGAATTTGAATCACTGTTTCCGACCATTTTTCAGCAGCGCTTTCGACTCGAAAAAATAAATGGTGCTCATGTCCAAGCGATTATAGAGTCCATTTTAGAGGCACCAGAATATCAACCCTTCTTTATAGTAGAAGACAGTCAAGCATTGGCGCAAAAAATGTTGGCCAAGCTACCCGATAAGCAAAAAGAAATAGAATTAGCCCATGTTCAAGTATTTCTAAGCGAATTATGGAATAGAGCGTTTAACAGTAAGCCACAGGCCGCTATACCTATACTACATGCGGGCTTGATCCAAGAAAATGACAGCCTTGAAGGGGTATTGGACAGTTTTTTGCAAAAAGAACTAGCCCATTTGGATAGCAGCTACGGCAAAAGAGTACCGTTAGAGGTCTTAGCGGCTATGATTTCTGAACGCCATACGAAGCTACAAGTTACGCCCGAAGATATTTACACTGACTTACAAACCAAGTCGGTTACTATATCTGAGTTCAATCTTCTACAACTACTACTCGAATTGGAACAACGGCGTATTGTGCGTACCCTCAAATCCAATGAGCGTCCCCATTACGAAATCAGCCACGACATTTTGGCTTCGCTTGTTGGCAAAAATCTGACCGAGGAAATGCGTTTGCGTGAGAAAGCCAACGATATTTATAAAGTATATCAAGAAAAAAGAGGGTATTTCTCCCAAGATGACTTGGATTATATACGTCCTTATCAAGCGTATCGAGCCTATCCTGCGGATTTAGAAGAGCGGATAAAGGACAGCGAAAACCATATTGCCAATGAAAAAGCCAAAGAATTAGCCCATGCACAAGCTACCGCCGAGCGGGAAATAGCACTGCGGCAAAATGCCGAAAAACAACAGCGAATTGCTAAACTACGGAGTTATATTGCGGGAACTGTGGCGGTTGTGGCAGTTGTGTTTTTGGTTTTGGCTTGGTGTCAATACAAAAAAGCCGAAGAACAAAAAAAGGAAGCTATCAAAGCTTTAAAAAAATCGTTACAATCTGATATACAACGCTTAGACAATGAAATCAAAAATGCAGAAAACAACCTCAGTATTTTTAAAGGCAATAGTGCAGGAAATGATTTGTTGAACTACGAAATGCAGAAACGGGATAGTTTGCAAAAACAACAACAAACCTTTCAAGAACAATTCAACAACCTTTAA